TACGCATCCTCGATCGACTTGAGGAGATACTGATCGCGACGCTGATGGCGTTGGCGACGACGATCATCTTTCTGGCGGTCATGCACCGTTATCTCGTCGGCATTCCCTTCCTGTATCCGATCCTGTTTCCGATCAACCTGTCCTGGGCGCAGGAACTGTGCATCTACATGTTCGTGTGGGTGGCCAAGTTCGGCGCCGCCTACGGCGTGCGCACCGGCATCCATGTCGGCGTCGACGTGGTGGTCAACCAGCTCAAATCGCCGTGGCGGAATGCGGTCGTGCTGTTCGGGCTGTTCTGCGGCGCCTTCTTCACCGCCGTGATCGGCACCATGGGCGCGAAATTCGTGATCGGGCTGATGTATACCGACCAGGTTTCGCCCGATCTCGAGATCCCGAGCTGGTTCGTCTATCTCTGCATTCCCCTCGGTTCGTATTTGATGTGCTTCCGCTTCCTGCAGGTCGCCTATCATTATTGGCGCACCGGCGAACTGCCGCACCACGACCACGCCCATGTCGAGGGCGTCGAGGTCGAGGAGCCCGGTGTCGGCGCTGCGGAGGTCACCCGATGAGCAGCCTGATCATCTTCTCGCTGCTGATCGCGTTGATGCTGACCGGCATGCCGATCTCGATCGCGCTCGGCATGACGGTTTTGACCTTCATCTTCACCATGACCAACGTGCCGACCGAGTCGGTGGCGCTGAAGCTTTTCACCGGCATCGACAATTTCGAGATCATGGCGATCCCGTTCTTCATTCTC
This portion of the Bradyrhizobium sp. AZCC 2262 genome encodes:
- a CDS encoding TRAP transporter small permease, encoding MFLRILDRLEEILIATLMALATTIIFLAVMHRYLVGIPFLYPILFPINLSWAQELCIYMFVWVAKFGAAYGVRTGIHVGVDVVVNQLKSPWRNAVVLFGLFCGAFFTAVIGTMGAKFVIGLMYTDQVSPDLEIPSWFVYLCIPLGSYLMCFRFLQVAYHYWRTGELPHHDHAHVEGVEVEEPGVGAAEVTR